The segment TGTGGTACAAGTTACCATTTGAGGATATATCAGAGAAGAAGGAGTTGCTTGAAAATGacgaaaaaaccaaaaagaagaTGATTTCTAATGGTCGTTGGTACGAGGAGCTTGATGTCTTCATAGAGACACCTGAAACTGATGTTCTTACGGGTGATGGTGCCGTGGTGGAAGCAGTGACTGGGCACGAACCTGTTGATGGTGACGAGTCTGATGCTGAGCAACAAGGTGATAATTCTGATGGTGATCATGAAGCAGGAGAGAGTGAAGATGAGTATCAAGCGAGTGATGAATCTGATAAAGAAGAGGATATTGACAGAAACTTTGAAGAGGATCTTGAGATGTTTAGGGATGAGAACTATGAGGATGAGATTCTAGACGAGGATGAGGTATATCCTGACACGGAGCAGTCATCTGATGATGAAGAGGAACAAGCTGAGAGGATGGCTAATAGGGGTGAATTAGATGGCGTTTTTAGTCTTAGGCAGACCTTTTACAGCGGTGAAGAGTTCAAGAAGCAAgtgatcatatatattctgAAGACGAGAAGAAATGTGGTCTATGACAGATAGGAAAAGACAAAGATTGGTGCTAAATGTAGTGGTAAAGGTTGTGTGTGGCGTATATACTGCTCAGTAGAGAGACCCATCAAGAAATGGATGGTGAAAGTGTATGTTAACACACATACTTGCCATCCCACGGGTAAGTGTAAACTCATCAAAAGCCCTGCCATTGCTGAAGTTATGTTGGAGAAAATCAGGAAGAAACCTGAAATGAGTGCTCCAATGATTAGAGAAGAGTTTAGGGATAAGTACAACATCATTATCTCTCCCGAGCAGGCAAAGATTGCAAGGCGTATTGTTCTTGATAAGCTACAGGCTGAATGCAATGAACATTTTGCAAGGCTAAGGGACTATGAGATGGAACTATTACGGTAACATTTTTTAAACTTTCTTAATATTGTTTATAGTTAAGTGTCTGTATGACTAAATGTTTTGCTTTTGATTTTCTGCAAATGCAGTTCAAATCCTGATAGCAAAATTGAGATCAATACAACAACGAAGTCAAATGGAGCGAAAGCATTCCACTCCATGTATATCTGCTTGGACAAAATTCGTGTGGCATGGAAGGAGTATTGCAGACCGGTTATTGGATTAGATGGGACATTCCTCAAGCACAGCTCTCTGCAAGGGCTGATTCTTACTGCGATAGGAAGGGATCCAAATAACCAGATATACCCAATAGCATGGGCTGTGGTCGACTCTGAGAGCAATGATAATTGGCAATGGTTTATTCACAGGTTGAAGATTGATTTGGGTTTAGGCGTGGGTGATCTTGTGACAATCATATCAGATCAGCATAAGGGATTGATTCATGGAGTTGCTGTTGAGTTGCCAAGAGCTGAACATAGAGCTTGTGCTAGGCACATCTACTCTAATCTGAAGAAGAATCACAAGTCTGATACACTGAAGCCTCTCTTCTGGCGCATTGCAAGTAGCTACAACGAGGGTGACTATGAGAGGAGTTTGGACGTTTTCAAAAAGTTTGATCCGTTAGCAGCTGAAGACCTTATGAAGAAGGATCGTTCTACTTGGTGCAGGGCATTTTTCCGGATAGGTTCGTGTTGTTCTGATACACACAACAACTTCACAGAGTCCTTCAATAGGACCTTGAAGATAGCAAGAAAGAAGCCCTTTATTCAGATGCTTGAGTTGATTAGAAGAGATGCAATGCAGAGGATAGCTACTAGATATAAGACAGCAAGTAGAGAGACGGGTCTCGTTACAAAGAAGGCGAGAAAGGAGGTTGAAAAGTCTTGTGATGAAGCTAAGCATTGCTATTCTTATTCAAGCACAGGTGGTGCTTATGAGTGCGTTGAATTTTCAAATGGTTACACGGTGAATTTGCTTTCTCGTAGCTGCGCTTGTAGGAAATGGGACTTGTCTGGAATCCCATGTCGCCATGCTGTATCTGTTATCCGTGAGAATGGTTTCGAGGTTGACGATTATATTTCAGATTATTATCTGACATTGAAGTGGCGAGGTTTGTACACGGATGGGTTGGGGCCTGTAAATGGTCCAAGGTTTTGGAAGCTATCTGGTTAAGACCGTATTGAAGCACCACCATACAAGAGACCGCCTGGAAGACCAAAGGGGAAGGCAAGGATTAAAGGAGTGCGTGAATCCCCGAAGAAAAATCAGACCAAAGTTGATAGAAAAGGAAGAATAGGTCATTGTGGTCTTTGTGGTGGTGAAGGCCACAACTCAAGGAAGTGTCCTCATGAGGTACATTGTCGTCGTTGCAATTGTCTAGCTTTTTTCTTTCTCGTGAttgattctctttatttttattacgtTGCAGTCTGATGAAAGCAGAAAGCGTAGGCGTCTCAACATGGAACAACAATCACATGAGCAAGCAATCGAGGACGTTTCCTCAACTGCACCACCTGCTACACAACCTTGACTTCTCTAGaatgtctttttcttttctcggatgtctttttttcctcttttgATGTCTTCTTTGGTCTTTGGATATGACCTTTCTCTCAGCGGATATGTGTGTTTTGGATGTTAAACTAGTGTTGATGTCTCTCTTGTTATGTATGATCACCTATTTTGGATGTTAAAGCAATGAGttcaaactcttttttttattgCTAAATGAAGTTGATTTCCAAACATTGTCAAACCATTACATAGTTAAGCATTACAACAACAACATTACAAAGGTTTTTAAAGATAATGAGCATGTCTTTAGAGCTTGAGAAAGGCGTTAATGATGTCTTCTTCCACTTCCGCATTTTTGGCCAATTCACTTTGAAGCATCGAAATGGTCTTCTTCAATCCCATAATAGTCTTGTCCTTCTGGCGAATTTCGTTTCTAGCTTCAATCAAAGCTTTCTTTTGCCATCCAAAAGCTTCTCCCTCATCGAACCATTGAAAGAACCCGCATTCACCTCCACTCTAacacaaacataaaattaaaaactttccaaagAACTCCATGACTATACCATACAGGATTCACAATAGTTTATACCTTGAATTTTTCACACCCATAGAACCTTCGACCCGGATTTTTGTCTGTCCAAGCTTGAGATATCTTTGCCACCAACCCACAGTAACAAAGAACATTGCTTTCATTAGCCTTGCCCTTTCCCTTATTGCTCCATCTTCCACCAAATtccatctctctttctctctttctctgtttctgtctctttctctctttctctgttttgaagAACGATGAACCCTAAATTGCTGATTGAAATCGATTTGGGGGAGAGAATTGGTTATGTCTGGGTCGGGTTTTTCGTttggttcgggtcgggttttgTTAATTGGAGTTTAACTTTACTTAATTACGAGCTGACCCcaattattttaactaaaatcaattaaacctcGTTATGATGTTGGCACCATGTTTTTATTAACGTCGTATATGTGGCATGTATTTATCATATACATCGTGTAGGTTTCGACACAATTCTAAACTCTAGATGGTTTGCACCATATTATACTAAACATGGTGTAGCTGAGaaacttttttcctttttttttgttcaccaattttttgctctctttttttggtcaaaggtCTATACGGACTGACCTACTTGGCTTCTTAACTACACTGTATCTCATTTCATCCACGAATTTTCGACCTTCCTTAGTTTGTTGACTTTATTGGTAAGTCAGATCAAAAGTTCTAAAtgcgagattttttttttggtgtaaaatgCGAGATTTTTCTTCACGATGTTACAAGATTATTATTGCCATTTCTTTTGAAACTTGCGTGCTGGGCATCAAGTTATAGATGCATAATCTGGTCGCATTTGGGTGGTTTGAAAGACAGGTGGGAAGATAATTCATGTGTTCAAAAGTGATCAATTGATCAAATGATCACATATCCAGTCTTGTTTAAACAGAAAACAAAGAGTATTTTGTTGTAAACGTGAAAAAGAAGATATCAACCAAAGCTGCACCGATCATTGAAATGATCTTGCGAAAGAAAATTAAGTGGAACCCACTGTCATTATTTACACAGTAACTTCTACTTTTTTACTTCTATATAAATAATCGATTTCGATCATTTGTAATTCGTCCCTTAcactttttttcttcctttataATAAACTATCTATGTCGTATATTTATTATATGTCAGTTTTATCTCCTTCCTGCAGTTATAAAATTTCACCCTTATTTAAATTTCTcgatactataaaattataagttatttcataacacgttatcagcacgattaTTCTGTGATTCAAAATACAAATGGTGAACATCGAGAAACTTCAGTTCCAGCTTTGAAAATAACTGGCGAAAATTACATCAGATTTGTCATAAATGTGATACCTTACCATGTAATGAAGAAGTTAACCGAAACGATAAAAATCGGTAACAAATCGCCGCCCGAGCATATAGCCAAAGCGATAATCTTCCTGAAGAAGCATTTAGATGAGAATCTTACGCACGACTATGCAAGCGTAGAAGACCCAACTGAACTGTGGCAAGATTTAAAAGAAATGTTCGATAACCATAGAGAAGTCAACCTCCCTCACGCTCTAGAAGAATGGAAAAACCTGAGGTTCCAAGATTTTCTAAAGGTTGAGGATTACAATTCCGCTGTCCTGAGGATAATTTCACTCCTGAAATATTGTGATAACCCTGTCTCTGAGACAGAAATGATGAATAAAACGTACAACACTTTCCACAAACAGCTTCACTTCCTGCCCGGAATTTACAGAAAATGCGGGTACACGAGATTTTATGAATTGATGGTTGCGCTCATGTTGGCTGAAAAGAACAATGAGCTTCTGATCAAAAACCACAATTCCCGACCTATGGGGAGCCAAAGGATTTCATTAAGTGAATGCTACAGCGATAGAAAATTCGGAAAGGAGAAACCAGAGCAACCGAGGTTATGGTCGCCGATTCAACAACAAACGTGAAAAAACTTACAATCCCAAATGGAAGGGATCTAACAAGTGGGTTAGATCCGAACAAGTTCCTAAGGGTAAAGAAACTCAAGTGGATACCACCCA is part of the Brassica rapa cultivar Chiifu-401-42 chromosome A09, CAAS_Brap_v3.01, whole genome shotgun sequence genome and harbors:
- the LOC103840318 gene encoding LOW QUALITY PROTEIN: uncharacterized protein LOC103840318 (The sequence of the model RefSeq protein was modified relative to this genomic sequence to represent the inferred CDS: deleted 1 base in 1 codon; substituted 1 base at 1 genomic stop codon), which codes for SRYYKIISYFITRYQHDYSVIQNTNGEHRETSVPALKITGENYIRFVINVIPYHVMKKLTETIKIGNKSPPEHIAKAIIFLKKHLDENLTHDYASVEDPTELWQDLKEMFDNHREVNLPHALEEWKNLRFQDFLKVEDYNSAVLRIISLLKYCDNPVSETEMMNKTYNTFHKQLHFLPGIYRKCGYTRFYELMVALMLAEKNNELLIKNHNSRPMGAKGFHXVNATAIENSERRNQSNRGYGRRFNNKREKTYNPKWKGSNKWVRSEQVPKGKETQVDTTQKRETVCYKSGCKGHWSRTCRTLPHLYKLYQESTKGKAKEVNLTENFEGTLYLDACDFANELD
- the LOC117128250 gene encoding uncharacterized protein LOC117128250, which codes for MVKVYVNTHTCHPTGKCKLIKSPAIAEVMLEKIRKKPEMSAPMIREEFRDKYNIIISPEQAKIARRIVLDKLQAECNEHFARLRDYEMELLRSNPDSKIEINTTTKSNGAKAFHSMYICLDKIRVAWKEYCRPVIGLDGTFLKHSSLQGLILTAIGRDPNNQIYPIAWAVVDSESNDNWQWFIHRLKIDLGLGVGDLVTIISDQHKGLIHGVAVELPRAEHRACARHIYSNLKKNHKSDTLKPLFWRIASSYNEGDYERSLDVFKKFDPLAAEDLMKKDRSTWCRAFFRIGSCCSDTHNNFTESFNRTLKIARKKPFIQMLELIRRDAMQRIATRYKTASRETGLVTKKARKEVEKSCDEAKHCYSYSSTGGAYECVEFSNGYTVNLLSRSCACRKWDLSGIPCRHAVSVIRENGFEVDDYISDYYLTLKWRGLYTDGLGPVNGPRFWKLSG